The nucleotide sequence tctctcaactttcgggtgggactaaactttagtctcactcactctactcacatgtgtgcatgaacgggccaaaaaaatttcagaattttagttgggctttgggccaaagacctactagcaaaattccaacagttTATAGGGATGTTGTTGTTTATAAGTATGTGTTGCTGTTATGATATGTTATTAAGAAACAATATAATGAGGTGACCTACGAGCCCCCACAGCGCTTTGTTGCCTGCAGCCGTTCGTTTGTACTGTTGTACAGTACGTCCCAGATCATCAAGTCAGATCATCAAGTTGTCCCGTCGATCATTGATGTGGCTTTCTAACCGTGTCACTCCGTGCGTTTCGTCCAGCCCATCGTTCCTGGGCTGCTGCTCCGAAGAACGATCTGGGAGCCGTCGGGTGAACTGGGCCGATTTGATCACATAGGTTGTTGATTAGCTCATGGGCCGGTACTTAACTCGCATGCCAGGTTTCGTGGTTGTCATTGCCGCACTGCCCTTTACGACAAAGCCGACGACAAAGGCCTCTAAATAAACTCCTTAGTTGCTTGGGCATTTTGAATATTGTATACTTGCTCTCTCGAACATGAAAATGATATTATTTTTGTGGGAAGAATTTTtttatctactccctctgttcttaaatataagtctttttagagattccaatacaaactacatacggagcaaaatcagTGAATCAGTaaatgcgtctatatacattcgtatgtgaaGATAGTACAAAGGACTAGAAGGAAAAATTACATCCAGGTCagtagaccacctagcaacgactacaagcattgGAGCGAGCGAAAAGCGTGTTGTTGACAGTCGGGAACTCATCTTGCTAAGGTCATGTAGGACCAGCATATCAGAACATCAATCGCTGTTGATGAAGAGAATGTAGACCGGAAGGATCTCCAACATGTAGACAAACGAATACACGCGAACGAAGACCAGATCCACGTGGATCCACTGAAGACAAACACGGACCGAATTCTGTGAGATCCGTCAGAGACAAATCTCCACACGCTCCCCATCTCCCCCGACAACACTAGAAGCACCGCCAGGATGGGGACTAGGCAGAAATAACTTTTTTCCATCTTCAGAGATACATCGTTGTCTCGTCTCTCTGGATAGGACACAGACCCAAAATAAACTATAGAAAACATCCAAACACGAAGCCCTCCGGCCGATAAGGGTGGTCGGAATCCACCACGCATCCATGTCCTTAAGGACACAGGAGACGAGGCGGGCCGACGCGGCGCCGACGGGAGGCACAAGAAATCCTGGCGACGTGCCCTTTCAAGGCTACATGACAGTAAGTTAGTAGTACTCATGTTTGAACATGACATATACCATGCAAGTTGTACTTCAATTTTGTGATCAAAAAATTGAACAATAAGCAATATAAATTCCATCAATTTTCAACAATAAATATAACACATGCAACTTCTTTTAATAATCATGTTTGATCCCTATATAATGGTACAAATCATATTTGATCTCATTGAATTCATATTCATACACAATTAGATCATGTCATTAAACatggacgggcgcggcaacgcgcgccatcatggtCTAGTTGTTTACATATTATGATTATATGTTGTTTTTTATGGCTATGGGCTGCTCAAATTGATGCTTTGCAATTGTGTGCATTTTTACCCGCGGGCACCCATTTATGATGCTGGGTTACGGGTACATGAAAAAACTATCCCCAATGCTGGTATGAATATGAGTGATGGGTATGTTTAAGAAAGACAGATAAGGGTATGGTGTGACTCCACCCCTCCCAAACCCAACGGATGCCATTGGGTACAACCATTGTTCCATTGGTCCCAATCTCAGAGAGTGAAATCATGATGACGCATCTCATTTATAATCGTTTATTATTGTTCCAACTTCTTTCTGTTTGTCCTTTTGAAGTTTTTCTTTCTGATTATTGTTACTTGTTTAGCGGTCGTATAAAGTAGGCTGCATCACATTTGCCATTGTTTTACTATCACGCTAGGATAGTCTAACAGATCAATGGATCAGCTTCTCACGAGTTCGTCCGTCGCGCCAAAGCCGGCGATGCCAGGGCGCCGGCACCGGAGACAAACGACCCCTTCACGCAAACCTCGTCGGAATGGTCAGAGACAATGCCATAACCGCTGCTGGTCACGTTCCGGGAGTAGCACCCGTCGGTCGCCTCGTACCTGTAGATCTGCCTCGTGCCCGACGACACCCCGACCACGTCCCCTTCTTCGTCCATGTCCACATCCACCGCGCATTCCTGCGCGTTGCTCAGCGACCGAGACCAGAACCCCGCGCGGCCGGCGGCGACCCTCTCCTCGGCGAACCCCAGCCGGACGTCCCTCGCCACCGTGTACGAGCCGTTGAACTCCTCGTTCACCACGCCCACGAACACGTCGAGCCGGAAGCTCTGTTGCGCCACTTGCGAGTATGCGATGCCGCCGCGGTCACTGACGTGTACGCCGGAGTACGCTTCGGTCGTCTGGTTCACCACCTGCTGGCTGTCGCCCTGGACCTCGTTCGTGTTGTCGTAGCTGAGCCTCTGCGTCCACGTCGCCGTGATCTTGCCGTAGGACGGCGTTTGCACCCACCCCGTGGCAGAGAtgcgccggaacgccgtcgtgtAGTAGAACTCGGTGCCGGGGCCGTCGGGCCGGAACGCCGTGGTGGTGTCCAGCGGTGGCGCGTCGTAGCTGGTGATGCCCGCCGTCGTCGGCGCTCCCCTGGGGTCCAGCCAGAGGTGGAGGTTGGCGTCGATGAGCCACGAGTCCTGGGCGTTGGTCACTGACAGGTCGAACTTGTGCGCCTTGCCGTCCAGCAATTTTTCCAAGAACGGCGTGATCTCGATATCGTAGGACGGGAGACTGAACGAGCCGATCCCCGTGATCGGGCGCCAGAGGAGGGGGTTAATGCCGCCGGTGTAGATGACAGGGAACGGCCAGACGGCGCCGACGAGATCGCCGTCGATGCTGACGGTGACCTCGCGGAACGGGC is from Triticum aestivum cultivar Chinese Spring chromosome 3A, IWGSC CS RefSeq v2.1, whole genome shotgun sequence and encodes:
- the LOC123058115 gene encoding peptide-N4-(N-acetyl-beta-glucosaminyl)asparagine amidase A-like, which translates into the protein MAEPFVHAVLFLLLAITSLPISMASLHKLRLSASEVAAIEERAPPPPDQPTTFFEVDRPHRPPPGSFGPCSTVLLSHSFAYTYTKPPVTAAYSPPPCLAAAGGHASLISLAVLEWRSACRGVQYDRIFGVWLGGAELLRGCTAEPRRNGIEWSVSKDVTKYASLLAARNPSTLSVYLGNVVDEQYTGVYHANLTLHLYFRHPPQPPQPGLGPADVIVPVSQSLSLNDGLWFQIQNGEDVGSASLAVPTNAYRAVLEVYLSYHAHDEFWYTNTINSHGPFREVTVSIDGDLVGAVWPFPVIYTGGINPLLWRPITGIGSFSLPSYDIEITPFLEKLLDGKAHKFDLSVTNAQDSWLIDANLHLWLDPRGAPTTAGITSYDAPPLDTTTAFRPDGPGTEFYYTTAFRRISATGWVQTPSYGKITATWTQRLSYDNTNEVQGDSQQVVNQTTEAYSGVHVSDRGGIAYSQVAQQSFRLDVFVGVVNEEFNGSYTVARDVRLGFAEERVAAGRAGFWSRSLSNAQECAVDVDMDEEGDVVGVSSGTRQIYRYEATDGCYSRNVTSSGYGIVSDHSDEVCVKGSFVSGAGALASPALARRTNS